The DNA sequence AGCGCAGGACGCTGGAGACTTCCATGTCCGTAATAGCCGCTGTGCCCGGCGTCGGATCAAAGGGCAGGTTGGAAGACTTGCTGGTCCGATCAATGATGTTGCGGATCTTGTAGCCATACTGATGGCCCATAGCCCAGCCTCCGCCCTGGATGTTCTCCTGATAGCCAAGATACTCGACAGCAGGCGCGTTCCCCCGGGTAACATAATTGAAGCGCGGATCCGCCAGGGTTCCATTCAGTTTCCGTGCGGACGCATAGGCCACAAGATGCTGAACATTGACCCGAATTCCCTCTCTCATGTTCAGGAACACATTGCCGCGGACCGGACCACCCGTAGCGCCGATTCCGCCGAAGTTGTTCTGAGTTTCCTGAACGGTATACAGATAACTCAGCCAGCCCGTTTCAAGCATCATCTGAGCAAATACGATATCCGGCCGGACTTTCTCAAGGGCGGCCTCTTCAAACAGCAGATCCACAAACCGGCTGACAAACGCGTTGTCCTTGGGGATGAGCCCATGTTCTTTTGCGGAAGCTTCATTGCTGATCTTGAGCATGTGCTTGAACTGATTGCGGTCGTTGACATATGGCGCAATATTTGTCTGATCGGAATGAATGTTGGTCAGCTGGGGATCCACAGTCACCTGACGGATGTCACTGAAGATCTGCCCGTCCTGACCCTGCGCCGTGACTTTAATATAATTGGCTCCCACACCAAGGCCCTGGATCAATGTCGTGTAGGAAGACCTCGTAGTCGAGGAAAGATTTGGGACTACCATCACTTGAGCTTCGGTATTCATGGCATTGCGATAACTGATCTGAATAGAAGTCGGCAGGATCAAATTGCTGACATTATAGCGAACCACATATTGGTCCGTTACCCAGTTATCAGGCTGCGGTGACATGATGACCACCTCATTGGCTGCAGAAACCATAACCGGTTGGTGAAAAATGACGGGCGAAAGGATCACCGCAGACAAAATGCAGACTAAGATTCTTTTTGCTAAATTCATGACTCCCCCTGTAGACTGTTATTGCCAAATGACGAAATTATTAGAAAAACATTTGGCCTGACACATTCATCTTATAATAACATGATGATTTCCGGCAACATAAAACGTTTAAATACCAACAAATCTTTTCAAATACAATTCCGCTTCTGACACCTTTTTTTAACTTCTCCCGTGCAGAACGGTTTATAATAAAACGTGATTAACGAAAAAGGACGTAATGATTATGCTTAAAAAAATCTTGCTTTCACTGCTTATTATCCTCACGGTTGTTTCAGTAACCGCAGGTGGTGCTCTCTGGTACTACCTGGAAAAAATACCGAAGGAAGCCGTTGTAGAACCCGTCGTCACCAATGAGGACCCCGATCTGCTGGCCCAGCAGGGAATCGCCCCCTCCACCAACGGCCTGGGCATGTCCGAAGATGTTCTCGATGGTTTAAAAAAATATGATGGTACGATAACAAACATCCTCCTGTTGGGCATCGATTCTGAAAACGGCATCGGACGTTCTGATTCCATGATGATCTTCACACTGGACCGAACCACCAAGAAAATTAAACTGACCTCTCTGATCCGTGATTCCTATGTATATATTGCCGGACGCGGCATGGATAAACTCAACCATGCCTTTTCCTTTGGCGGTCCTTCCCTGGCGCTGCGGGCAGTCAATTCCAATTTTGATTTGAACCTTACGGACTATGTCACAGTGAATTTTGATTCCATCAAGAAGATTGTCGATACTCTTGGCGGTCTGGAACTGGCTTTGTCGGACGCTGAGGCCAAAATTGTCGGTGTACCCGGCAGCGGCACGTATCATCTGCAGGGAGATCAGGTTCTGCGCTATGCCCGAATTCGAAGCACTGCAGGCGGAGACTTTACCCGGACCCTGAGACACCGGAAAGTTCTGACCGCGATTACTCAGAAGCTCATGAAACTCAATCCCATCGAAATGGCCAAGGCTGTAGACAGCCTGATTCCGCTGGTGAAAACCTCCCTGTCCTCTCCGGAGATTCTGGGAATGGGCTATACCACCGGTCTGGGCGGTTATGAAGTGGTACAGGATTCTTACCCGGAGGATGAAACCTCCAAGGGTGTTCTGATCAAGGGCATCTATTACCTCAAATACGACAAAGAGTATACGGTCCGCAAGCTCCATGAGTTCATATTCAATAAATAATTCACGAAAAACAATGAGACCCGACCAAGCAGGAACCCGCCGCAGACTGACTTAAAATCCCGGTCCATGACCAGCTAATCTGCTGAATCCTGTTATTCAAACAGGCCGTCCCGGTTCGGGACGGCCAGCAATGAAGTTTTTACATGCTATGTCAAAAAATCTAAGGATCTTATCAGAACGTTAACATACTATCGGGATCGTGATCTGGATCGGGAGCTGGTTTGTACCATCAGGTCGGGATCGACCAGAAAATAAGCCATGAAAATGACACTGAGCAGGATGATCACCCCTCGGAAGCTGAACTGAGTCAACGCGGTGATCAAAGCCGGGCCAACCAGCGTAAACTGATACAAATTGCCCAGTGTTGTTGCCTGACCGGACTCATACACATAGAGCATGTTGATCGACAGCTGATAGACTGCGTTCACCAGAGTGGTCCCCAGGACAATGATTCCCAGCACCTTGAAGTTTTTCAGACGCGCCCCCAGCAGGCGACTGCCCATGACGGCCAGAAAGCCTGTCAGAGCGGCCAGCGGCAGGACCATCAGCTGATCCCTGAATTCTATAAAAAACAAAGGAACACTCCCCAGGAATGCTCCCATGATGGAGCCGAGAAATGCCCTTCCCATATTCCATTTTTTCGGAGCCGGACCCACTGGTCTTCGCATGTAAGCTCACGCTCCGTTACAGGTTCAGATCAAGGGGCTCATCCGATTCCTCGGACTCACCCAGGATCCCCGTGTATTTTTCAAAAAGTTCGTGCCAGATAAATGATTCCTTAATGCCGTCCTTAAATTTCACTGTGATATAATGCTCATTCATGAAGATGATATTACCGGTTTTCTTTTTCAGGTAAACCTCCATGCCAAGGTCGTATTTCGCCTTCTCCTCATCCAAATTGAATGAGTTCTCCCCTTTTCTGTTCATATGCAATCGTCCCTTTCAAAAAAGTGGCTGTAATCTTTATAACATTATAGCCTCTGAATGTTTGGAAGTTATGAATAACTCCTGAAAATTACATAAATATATTTATATCTTTCCCATTCAAATTCTGAACAAAGGCTAATCGTTAATGCATTGGCAGAATCAAGCCATCTATGAAGGAGAGGTGTTAACAAAAAGAGGATTTAGCACGATATTATTTATAATTTGATTTGTATTGCGTAGTTAATTTCAATATAATGAATGAGCAGGAATTTATTATAGGAATTACGGACGAACCAAGCGCCAGAACCCCTTGGGGTTGACGAGGTTGGAGTGATCGAAAATTCGGCGGATGCTCCACGGAATGACAGCTTCCGATAACAGTCAGCAAAGCCCGAAGGCAACTTCGGTGACAGATCTGACCAGGCTGCCCCTGCAATTTTTTGACAGGAAAGGAAACAGACTATGTGTGGTATTGTAGGATACTTAGGACAACAGCAGGCAGAAACGATTCTTTTGGAGGGCCTCTCCAAACTGGAGTATCGCGGCTATGACTCAGCCGGAATCTGCATTCAGAAAAACGGAGAGCTCAGCATGTCAAAGGCCAAAGGCCGATTGAAGAATCTGGCTCAGGAACTGGAACATCACCATCTGGAAGGTCATGCCGGCATCGGCCATACCCGGTGGGCAACCCATGGAGCTCCCAGTGACATCAATTCCCATCCGCATGCCTCCATGAGCGGCAATATTGCGGTGGTTCATAACGGCATTATCGAAAACCACAATGAACTGCGGTCGAAACTTCAGGCAGAAGGCATCGAATTTCGCAGTGCCACCGATA is a window from the Clostridiaceae bacterium HFYG-1003 genome containing:
- a CDS encoding LCP family protein, producing MLKKILLSLLIILTVVSVTAGGALWYYLEKIPKEAVVEPVVTNEDPDLLAQQGIAPSTNGLGMSEDVLDGLKKYDGTITNILLLGIDSENGIGRSDSMMIFTLDRTTKKIKLTSLIRDSYVYIAGRGMDKLNHAFSFGGPSLALRAVNSNFDLNLTDYVTVNFDSIKKIVDTLGGLELALSDAEAKIVGVPGSGTYHLQGDQVLRYARIRSTAGGDFTRTLRHRKVLTAITQKLMKLNPIEMAKAVDSLIPLVKTSLSSPEILGMGYTTGLGGYEVVQDSYPEDETSKGVLIKGIYYLKYDKEYTVRKLHEFIFNK